Proteins encoded together in one Marinithermus hydrothermalis DSM 14884 window:
- a CDS encoding Sec-independent protein translocase subunit TatA/TatB codes for MNLGMTEILIILVIALLLFGPKKLPELGRSLGQSIREFKKGASEIREELEAVTRDEPPKPAQARAAEGGKTGEGEPKA; via the coding sequence ATGAACCTGGGCATGACCGAGATCCTGATCATCCTGGTGATCGCCCTCTTGCTCTTTGGCCCCAAGAAGCTGCCGGAGTTGGGGCGGAGCCTGGGCCAGTCGATTCGTGAGTTTAAGAAGGGGGCGAGCGAAATACGCGAGGAGCTCGAGGCCGTGACGCGGGACGAGCCCCCGAAGCCGGCGCAGGCGCGCGCGGCGGAGGGCGGGAAGACCGGCGAGGGGGAGCCTAAGGCTTGA
- the lgt gene encoding prolipoprotein diacylglyceryl transferase, translating into MDPVLVQIGPFTIRWYGFLITLAIFVGFYLAERRLRAQGQDVELFDRAAVWAVIWGVVGARVVYVLTSWSNFADNPLAVLYIWQGGLSFHGGILGGVLTFLYFRWRYGAPFYTFAEAALPGVALGIIGGRIGNFMNGSDTVGRLTTLPIGFTWPESAVGFPGICTATGDLAYGVCLGEVVRGPVHLTQLYGAFIGLILLVLVYRWYAAKRPEGYVFWNFVLWYSVLRSVIEEPFRLNPLWWPVYTNDALGVGLFTATQLVSIPLVLLALYQLRRLKARA; encoded by the coding sequence ATGGATCCGGTTCTGGTGCAGATTGGCCCGTTTACGATCCGTTGGTACGGGTTCTTGATCACCCTGGCGATCTTCGTGGGGTTTTACCTGGCCGAGCGGCGACTGCGCGCCCAGGGGCAGGACGTGGAGCTTTTCGATCGCGCCGCGGTGTGGGCGGTGATCTGGGGCGTGGTGGGGGCGCGCGTGGTGTACGTCCTTACCAGCTGGAGCAACTTCGCTGATAACCCCCTTGCGGTCCTGTACATCTGGCAGGGCGGCCTCTCCTTTCACGGGGGGATTCTGGGCGGGGTACTCACCTTCTTGTACTTCCGCTGGCGGTACGGCGCGCCGTTCTACACCTTCGCGGAGGCCGCCCTGCCGGGGGTCGCCCTCGGCATCATCGGGGGGCGGATCGGCAACTTCATGAACGGCTCGGACACGGTGGGGCGCCTCACCACGCTCCCCATCGGCTTCACCTGGCCGGAGTCCGCGGTGGGCTTCCCGGGGATCTGCACCGCGACCGGGGACCTGGCCTACGGAGTGTGTTTGGGCGAGGTGGTCCGCGGCCCGGTGCACCTCACCCAGCTCTACGGGGCCTTCATCGGTCTAATCCTGCTGGTGCTGGTCTACCGCTGGTACGCCGCGAAGCGGCCGGAGGGGTACGTCTTCTGGAACTTCGTGCTCTGGTACAGCGTGTTGCGCTCCGTAATCGAGGAGCCCTTCCGCCTCAACCCCCTGTGGTGGCCGGTCTACACGAACGACGCGCTGGGCGTAGGGTTGTTCACCGCGACCCAGCTGGTCTCCATTCCTCTGGTGCTCCTCGCGCTGTACCAGCTCAGACGGCTCAAGGCTCGCGCGTAA
- a CDS encoding glutaredoxin family protein, translating into MYRYVTRSGCKLCEEQERYLWALSVPYERVDVDAIPALTEAYGARVPVLLYGDEVVLEGRFTEADLARALGLEGGR; encoded by the coding sequence ATGTACCGTTACGTGACGCGATCCGGCTGTAAGCTGTGCGAGGAGCAGGAGCGCTACCTGTGGGCCCTTTCGGTCCCGTATGAACGGGTGGATGTGGACGCGATCCCGGCGCTTACCGAAGCCTACGGCGCGCGGGTGCCGGTACTGCTGTATGGGGATGAGGTGGTCCTCGAGGGGCGCTTCACCGAGGCAGACTTGGCCCGCGCGTTGGGCCTCGAGGGGGGGCGGTGA
- a CDS encoding DUF502 domain-containing protein — protein MRLERYFLTGLLVILPLAVTAYLGVLVYNSSAAFFTGLLRLVGLSVPAWALPWLPLVGLASAVALVVLVGMLATNLVGRRLILMVDQLVNLVPLVRDVYNAVKQIAHSLLGHTELQFSRAALIEYPRKGTYALCFVVQPVEDRLPPLPEGYTVVVVPTSPVPASGFVLIVPTQDLIPLDIRVEEAIRFVVSVGFLLPEDKARELQNGTPRG, from the coding sequence GTGAGGCTCGAGCGGTACTTCCTGACGGGACTGCTGGTGATTCTTCCCCTGGCCGTCACGGCGTACCTGGGCGTGCTGGTGTACAACTCCTCCGCGGCGTTCTTCACGGGGCTGTTGCGCCTCGTGGGGCTCTCGGTCCCCGCCTGGGCCCTGCCGTGGCTGCCCCTTGTGGGCCTGGCCTCAGCGGTGGCGCTGGTGGTGCTGGTAGGCATGCTCGCCACCAACCTGGTGGGGCGGCGGCTGATCTTGATGGTGGATCAGCTGGTGAACCTGGTGCCGCTCGTGCGGGACGTGTACAACGCGGTGAAGCAGATCGCGCACAGCCTGCTGGGGCACACCGAGCTGCAGTTCTCCCGCGCCGCGCTGATCGAATACCCCCGCAAGGGCACGTACGCCCTGTGCTTCGTGGTGCAGCCCGTGGAGGACCGCCTGCCCCCCCTGCCCGAGGGGTACACGGTGGTGGTCGTGCCCACGAGCCCCGTGCCCGCCTCAGGGTTCGTGCTCATCGTGCCCACTCAGGACCTGATCCCGCTCGACATCCGGGTGGAGGAGGCCATCCGCTTCGTGGTCTCGGTGGGCTTCCTTCTGCCCGAGGACAAGGCCCGCGAGCTGCAAAACGGCACGCCCCGCGGCTAG
- a CDS encoding bifunctional 3-deoxy-7-phosphoheptulonate synthase/chorismate mutase, protein MEARIQELRREIDRINREILRLLSERGRIASEIGRIQTELGLPHYDPAREEEMLAYLVAENPGPFPASTIKNLFKEIFRASLDLEERQDQKKFLYSRRVKPDDTRVRVRDVVFGGAPQLIAGPCSIESEPQLMHTAAFLAERGVKVLRGGAFKPRTSPYAFQGLGEEGLKLGRLAADRYGMVFVTEVMDTRDVERVAQYADILQVGARNMQNFALLKEVGQANKPVLLKRGIAATVEEWFYAAEYILSQGNGQVILCERGIRTYEKWTRNTLDLSAVVLAKQESHLPVVVDVTHAAGRTDLLAPLARAALAAGADGVHVEVHPNPKVALSDNNQQMDFEAFDAFLASLQDLLNPKIRER, encoded by the coding sequence ATGGAGGCACGCATCCAAGAGCTGCGCCGCGAGATCGACCGCATCAACCGAGAGATTCTGCGGCTCTTGTCCGAACGCGGCCGGATCGCGAGCGAGATCGGCCGCATCCAGACGGAGCTGGGCCTGCCGCACTACGACCCCGCGCGCGAGGAGGAGATGCTCGCTTACCTCGTCGCGGAGAACCCCGGCCCGTTCCCGGCGAGCACCATCAAGAACCTCTTCAAGGAGATCTTCCGGGCGAGTTTGGACCTCGAGGAACGCCAGGACCAGAAGAAGTTCCTGTACTCCCGCCGAGTCAAGCCCGACGACACCCGGGTTCGGGTGCGGGACGTGGTCTTCGGGGGGGCGCCCCAGCTGATCGCTGGGCCGTGCTCGATCGAGTCCGAGCCCCAGTTGATGCACACCGCGGCTTTCCTGGCGGAGCGGGGGGTGAAGGTGCTGCGCGGAGGGGCGTTCAAGCCGCGCACCAGCCCCTACGCCTTCCAGGGGCTGGGGGAGGAAGGGTTGAAGCTCGGGCGCCTGGCCGCGGACCGGTACGGCATGGTCTTCGTCACCGAGGTGATGGACACCCGGGACGTGGAACGGGTCGCGCAGTACGCGGACATCCTCCAGGTCGGGGCGCGCAACATGCAGAACTTCGCCCTCTTGAAGGAGGTTGGGCAGGCCAATAAGCCCGTCCTCCTCAAGCGCGGCATCGCCGCCACGGTCGAGGAGTGGTTCTACGCCGCGGAGTACATCCTCTCCCAAGGCAACGGCCAGGTCATCCTGTGCGAGCGCGGCATCCGCACCTACGAGAAGTGGACCCGCAACACGCTGGACCTCTCCGCGGTGGTGCTGGCCAAGCAGGAGAGCCACCTCCCGGTGGTGGTGGACGTGACGCACGCCGCGGGGCGCACCGATCTCCTCGCCCCCCTCGCGCGCGCGGCGCTCGCGGCCGGCGCGGACGGCGTGCACGTCGAGGTGCACCCCAACCCCAAGGTCGCCCTCTCGGACAACAACCAGCAGATGGACTTCGAGGCCTTCGACGCCTTCCTCGCGAGCCTCCAGGACCTCCTGAACCCTAAGATTCGCGAGCGTTAA
- a CDS encoding DUF456 domain-containing protein, with amino-acid sequence MELVLDGLFVLLWVGSLVATFLPLLPATLLLWGAVLLHEALTGFQELSGADWGWVIGLGVLAMTLDNLAALLGARRYGAGCAGMWGAFLGGVAGAFLLPPWGIVLFPLLGAWLFEVLAGKSQSAAVRAAWGTLLGLLGGVLAKFLIHLAIGILVIRRIF; translated from the coding sequence GTGGAGTTGGTTTTAGACGGGTTGTTCGTTTTGCTTTGGGTGGGGAGCCTTGTGGCGACCTTCCTGCCCTTGCTGCCGGCCACGCTGCTGTTGTGGGGCGCGGTGCTGCTTCACGAGGCCCTCACCGGCTTCCAGGAGCTTAGCGGCGCGGACTGGGGGTGGGTGATCGGGCTGGGGGTGCTCGCCATGACGCTGGATAACCTCGCGGCCCTCTTGGGAGCCCGCCGCTACGGCGCGGGCTGCGCGGGGATGTGGGGGGCGTTCCTCGGGGGGGTGGCGGGGGCGTTCTTGCTCCCCCCTTGGGGTATTGTGCTCTTCCCCCTGTTAGGCGCCTGGCTGTTCGAGGTGCTCGCCGGGAAGAGCCAGAGTGCGGCGGTGCGCGCCGCGTGGGGGACGCTGCTGGGCCTGTTGGGCGGGGTCCTGGCCAAGTTCCTGATTCACCTCGCGATCGGTATCCTGGTGATTAGGAGGATCTTCTAA
- the topA gene encoding type I DNA topoisomerase codes for MPGKTLVVVESPAKAKTIARILGDGYEVKASKGHVADLPERTLGVDLEADFAPTYEIKKDKRPVVEALRKAARGAERVILATDPDREGEAISWHVARLLDLDPSAPVRVHFHEITPRVVREAIAHPAPINQNLVDAQQARRVLDRLVGYNLSPLLSEKFRQRALSAGRVQSVALRLIVEREEEIEAFEPQEYWTVSGAFTAGAPFTAELYSIDGQRVVDKNRSRFLLTSEAETARILEAIRRVPEWRVAEVARKTRRKSPPPPFTTSTLQQAASSRLGWTASRTMRVAQRLYEGVDLPEGTVGLITYMRTDSVRVAPEALEAVRRFIPEAFGPAYLPQTPNRFKSKKSGVQDAHEAIRPTAVERTPERVKPHLSEEEYRLYTLIWQRFVASQMSPAVYDQTVVTVEGGAYRFRATGSVLRFDGYLRAWGREEDEAEQLLPEIPEGAPAQLTDLTPAQHFTQPPPRYNDASLVKTMEELGIGRPSTYAPTIETLERRRYIERQGRALRPTPLGREVVAFLKAHFPRVVAYEFTAEMENRLDAVEEGKVPWPKVVREFFEPFTKELEKVPRKTCPLCGRPLELKVSRYGQFLGCTGYPECRYTEPLEKREAEPLGEPCPECGRELVRKHGRYGTFIACSGYPECTYTRDEAPSTGLTCPKCREGEVVVKTSRKGKPYYRCNRKACDFLSFYPLVEERCDTCGWNLMEKGRAKTRVCSNPACPRYGGPDLSKPRPSRKSRATRRAAKPKPAPAPKATWTDLEPFLSRLAEDEARLARLVEGEGRSLKDAAQALGLTEEAAAALYKRAIFKLRMAYGRARKAGEGSVPEEVT; via the coding sequence ATGCCGGGCAAGACGCTCGTCGTCGTCGAGTCCCCCGCCAAGGCCAAGACCATCGCCCGGATCCTGGGCGACGGGTACGAGGTCAAGGCCAGCAAGGGGCACGTCGCAGACCTACCCGAACGCACGCTGGGGGTGGACCTCGAGGCGGACTTCGCCCCCACCTACGAGATCAAGAAGGACAAGCGCCCGGTCGTGGAAGCTCTGCGCAAGGCGGCCCGCGGAGCCGAGCGCGTGATCCTCGCGACCGACCCGGACCGTGAAGGCGAGGCGATCAGTTGGCACGTGGCGCGCCTGTTGGACCTCGACCCCAGCGCGCCGGTGCGGGTGCACTTCCACGAGATCACGCCCCGCGTGGTGCGGGAAGCCATCGCTCACCCCGCGCCCATCAACCAGAACCTGGTGGACGCCCAGCAGGCCCGGCGGGTTCTGGACCGGCTGGTGGGGTACAACCTCTCCCCCCTGCTCTCGGAGAAGTTCCGCCAGCGGGCGCTCTCCGCGGGGCGGGTGCAGTCCGTGGCGCTGCGGCTCATCGTGGAGCGCGAGGAGGAGATCGAGGCCTTCGAGCCCCAGGAGTACTGGACGGTCTCCGGGGCGTTCACCGCGGGCGCGCCCTTCACCGCGGAGCTCTACAGCATCGACGGGCAGCGCGTCGTGGATAAAAACCGCAGCCGATTCCTCCTCACGAGCGAGGCCGAGACCGCCCGAATCCTCGAGGCGATCCGGCGGGTGCCCGAGTGGCGCGTGGCCGAGGTGGCGCGCAAGACCCGCCGCAAATCCCCCCCGCCGCCCTTCACCACCTCCACCCTCCAGCAGGCCGCGAGCAGCCGGCTCGGCTGGACCGCGAGCCGCACGATGCGCGTCGCGCAGCGCTTGTACGAGGGGGTGGACCTCCCCGAGGGCACCGTGGGGCTCATCACCTACATGCGCACCGACTCGGTGCGCGTCGCGCCCGAGGCGCTGGAAGCGGTGCGGCGCTTCATCCCCGAGGCCTTCGGTCCCGCCTACCTCCCCCAGACCCCGAACCGGTTCAAGAGCAAAAAAAGCGGGGTGCAGGACGCCCACGAAGCGATCCGGCCCACCGCGGTGGAGCGCACGCCCGAGCGGGTCAAGCCCCACCTCTCCGAGGAGGAGTACCGGCTCTACACGCTCATCTGGCAGCGGTTCGTCGCCAGCCAGATGAGCCCCGCGGTGTACGACCAGACCGTCGTCACGGTCGAGGGCGGCGCGTACCGGTTCCGCGCGACCGGCTCGGTGCTGCGCTTCGACGGGTACCTCCGGGCCTGGGGGCGCGAGGAGGACGAAGCCGAACAGCTCCTGCCCGAGATCCCGGAAGGCGCGCCCGCCCAACTCACGGACCTCACGCCCGCGCAACACTTCACCCAACCCCCCCCGCGCTACAACGACGCCTCCCTGGTCAAGACCATGGAGGAACTCGGGATCGGCCGGCCCTCCACCTACGCCCCCACCATCGAGACCCTCGAGCGCCGCCGCTACATCGAGCGCCAGGGGCGCGCCCTGCGCCCCACCCCGCTGGGCCGGGAGGTGGTGGCCTTCCTAAAAGCCCACTTCCCGCGGGTGGTGGCGTACGAGTTCACCGCGGAGATGGAGAACCGGCTGGACGCGGTCGAGGAGGGCAAGGTCCCCTGGCCCAAGGTGGTGCGGGAGTTCTTCGAGCCCTTCACCAAGGAACTGGAGAAGGTTCCCCGAAAAACCTGCCCCCTCTGCGGCCGGCCCCTCGAGCTCAAGGTCAGCCGGTACGGGCAGTTCCTGGGGTGCACCGGCTACCCGGAGTGCCGCTACACGGAGCCCCTCGAGAAACGCGAAGCCGAACCCTTGGGCGAGCCCTGCCCCGAGTGCGGGCGCGAGCTCGTGCGCAAGCACGGCCGGTACGGCACCTTCATCGCTTGCAGCGGGTACCCGGAGTGCACCTACACCCGCGACGAGGCTCCCTCCACGGGGCTGACCTGCCCCAAGTGCCGCGAGGGCGAGGTCGTCGTCAAGACCAGCCGCAAGGGCAAGCCCTACTACCGCTGCAACCGCAAGGCGTGCGACTTCCTCAGCTTCTACCCTCTGGTTGAGGAGCGGTGCGACACCTGCGGCTGGAACCTGATGGAGAAGGGCCGGGCCAAGACGCGCGTCTGCTCCAACCCCGCCTGCCCGCGCTACGGCGGCCCCGACCTCTCCAAACCCCGTCCCTCCCGCAAATCCCGCGCCACGCGCCGCGCCGCCAAGCCCAAACCGGCCCCCGCCCCAAAAGCCACCTGGACGGACCTCGAGCCGTTCCTTTCGCGCCTCGCGGAGGACGAGGCGCGGCTCGCGCGGCTGGTGGAAGGGGAGGGTCGGAGCTTAAAGGACGCCGCTCAGGCCCTGGGGCTCACGGAGGAGGCCGCGGCCGCGCTGTATAAGCGGGCGATCTTCAAGCTGCGCATGGCCTACGGCCGCGCGCGCAAAGCCGGGGAAGGGTCGGTTCCGGAGGAGGTCACGTGA
- the yedA gene encoding drug/metabolite exporter YedA: MGEPRSVGSARPLGGRALPLLALAAVYVIWGSTYLGIKFAIQGFPPLMMAGLRFTLAGSLLYAFLRVRGVRPPTRREWEASAVVGGLLLVGGNGNVTVAEQWVASGLAALMVATVPLWAAVFAGLWGQWPTRLEWLGLALGFVGVALLNLEGDLRASPLGALLLLLAPALWALGSIWSRYLPLPPGGIAAAAQMLTGGGLLLLLSWGIGERWEGTPSPQALGAFVYLVVFGSLVAFSAYAYVLRTLRPALATSYAYVNPVVAVMLGVVWGGEALGGAGGVAMALILAAVALVAWGRAGGR; encoded by the coding sequence GTGGGCGAGCCGCGTTCGGTAGGAAGCGCGCGGCCCTTAGGGGGGCGGGCGCTGCCGCTGCTCGCCCTGGCGGCGGTCTACGTGATCTGGGGTTCGACGTACCTGGGCATCAAGTTCGCCATCCAGGGGTTCCCACCCTTGATGATGGCCGGGCTGCGGTTCACCCTCGCGGGGAGCCTGCTCTACGCGTTCTTGCGGGTACGGGGTGTGCGCCCGCCGACGCGGCGCGAGTGGGAGGCTTCCGCTGTGGTGGGGGGGCTGTTGCTCGTGGGGGGGAACGGCAACGTAACGGTGGCCGAGCAATGGGTCGCCTCGGGACTGGCCGCGCTGATGGTGGCGACGGTGCCCTTGTGGGCCGCGGTGTTTGCGGGGTTGTGGGGGCAGTGGCCGACGCGGCTCGAGTGGTTGGGCCTCGCCCTAGGGTTTGTGGGGGTGGCCCTCCTGAACCTGGAGGGGGATCTTCGGGCAAGTCCGCTGGGGGCGTTGCTGCTCTTGCTCGCGCCTGCGCTTTGGGCGCTGGGCTCGATCTGGAGCCGGTACCTGCCCCTGCCTCCGGGAGGGATAGCGGCGGCGGCCCAGATGCTCACGGGGGGTGGGTTGCTGCTCTTGTTGAGCTGGGGGATCGGGGAGCGGTGGGAGGGCACGCCGTCCCCGCAGGCCTTGGGCGCGTTTGTTTACCTGGTGGTCTTCGGTTCGCTCGTGGCGTTTAGCGCGTACGCGTACGTGCTGCGCACCTTGCGCCCGGCGCTCGCCACCAGTTACGCGTACGTGAACCCGGTCGTAGCGGTGATGCTCGGGGTGGTTTGGGGTGGGGAGGCGCTGGGCGGAGCCGGAGGGGTGGCCATGGCGTTGATCCTTGCGGCTGTGGCGCTTGTGGCCTGGGGGCGCGCTGGAGGGCGTTAG
- the glmU gene encoding bifunctional UDP-N-acetylglucosamine diphosphorylase/glucosamine-1-phosphate N-acetyltransferase GlmU translates to MKHAVVILAAGTGTRMKSRLPKVLHPLLGKPMVAYAVEAAIESGAERVVVVVGHGAEAVQTALADYPVVFAHQAEQLGTAHALMQAEQALEGFEGRVLVTYGDTPLLSGQTLARLAGALEAREAGMVLLSLVLEDPTGYGRVLRGADGSVHAVVEEKDAGPEEKRVREVNSGVYAFDANLWAYLKEVRNHNASGEYYLTDLVQIYRAHGHRVVALEGEDPAELLGVNTRAHLAEVERILLERLRRAWMLRGVRMIQPETIYLEPTVELARDVTLWPGVILRGRTRIGEGSVVGAYSVLVDTVVEADAEVRGHTVAEGAVIRAGAGAGPFARLRPGAELEAGAHVGNFVEVKNARIGPGAKAGHLAYLGDAEVGEGANIGAGMITANYDGKRKHRTRIGKGAFIGSNAVLVAPVEVGDGALVGAGSVITQDVPAGALGVARGRQRNIEGYAERKRREE, encoded by the coding sequence ATGAAACACGCGGTGGTGATCCTAGCAGCGGGCACGGGTACCCGGATGAAGTCCCGGTTGCCCAAGGTCCTGCACCCCCTTTTGGGCAAGCCCATGGTGGCCTACGCGGTCGAGGCCGCCATAGAAAGCGGGGCGGAACGCGTCGTGGTCGTCGTGGGGCACGGAGCCGAAGCGGTCCAAACGGCGTTGGCGGACTACCCGGTGGTCTTCGCGCACCAAGCGGAGCAGCTCGGAACCGCGCACGCCCTCATGCAGGCCGAGCAGGCCCTCGAGGGCTTCGAGGGACGGGTGCTCGTCACCTACGGCGACACCCCGCTCCTCTCCGGCCAGACCCTCGCGCGGCTCGCCGGGGCCCTCGAGGCGCGCGAAGCGGGCATGGTGCTCCTAAGCCTCGTCCTCGAGGACCCCACGGGGTACGGGCGCGTGCTGCGCGGCGCGGACGGTTCGGTGCACGCGGTGGTGGAGGAGAAGGACGCGGGGCCCGAAGAGAAGCGCGTACGCGAGGTGAACTCCGGCGTGTACGCCTTCGACGCGAACCTCTGGGCTTACCTGAAGGAGGTCCGCAACCACAACGCGTCCGGCGAGTACTACCTGACGGACCTGGTGCAGATCTACCGGGCGCACGGGCACCGTGTGGTGGCCCTCGAGGGGGAGGACCCCGCGGAGCTGCTCGGGGTGAACACCCGGGCACACCTGGCGGAGGTGGAGCGCATCCTCCTGGAGCGGTTGCGCCGCGCGTGGATGCTGCGCGGGGTGCGCATGATCCAGCCCGAGACGATCTACCTTGAGCCCACCGTGGAGCTCGCGCGGGACGTGACGTTGTGGCCCGGCGTGATCCTCCGCGGCCGGACCCGAATCGGCGAGGGAAGCGTCGTCGGGGCGTACAGCGTTCTGGTGGATACGGTGGTCGAGGCCGACGCGGAGGTGCGCGGGCATACCGTGGCCGAGGGGGCCGTGATCCGCGCCGGGGCGGGCGCGGGGCCGTTCGCGCGGCTGAGGCCCGGTGCGGAGCTGGAGGCGGGCGCGCACGTGGGGAACTTCGTCGAGGTGAAGAACGCACGGATCGGTCCCGGCGCGAAGGCCGGGCACCTCGCCTACCTTGGGGACGCCGAGGTAGGCGAGGGCGCAAACATCGGGGCGGGCATGATCACCGCGAACTACGACGGGAAACGCAAGCACCGGACCCGGATCGGCAAAGGGGCGTTTATCGGCTCGAACGCCGTGCTCGTCGCGCCGGTCGAGGTGGGGGACGGGGCGCTCGTGGGCGCGGGCAGCGTGATCACCCAGGACGTGCCTGCGGGAGCGCTCGGCGTGGCGCGCGGCCGCCAGCGGAACATCGAGGGGTACGCGGAACGTAAGCGAAGGGAGGAATGA
- a CDS encoding ATP-binding protein — protein sequence MGLFDNLIEAFLKLTDPTPRFTPERCLRERYAVGSCQICYETCPHEAISLEHYTVEVDDTRCTGCGLCTGACPGVALEFPLGPLQEALDKGRGRVRCSRAEGGGEEVYCLGRLTPGLLADAATKHGRLVLAHGECARCPIGGAEVPERLQAMAAEARRYAPGLELELIQGRLPERPVARRELFSALLTGTRRTAATLLPEVPPQAVGAPEELPSELRLRRAAARRGAEGVRWPRIEVEAGCTLCPVCANVCPTGAVRRETVGEEVVLSLALEACTGCGACVRSCPPQVIRVREASAAEVRAGTVELFRGAPLGHDPLAGLEEGNA from the coding sequence ATGGGACTCTTCGATAACCTGATCGAGGCCTTCCTCAAGCTGACCGACCCCACCCCCCGCTTCACCCCTGAGCGCTGCTTGCGGGAACGGTACGCGGTGGGGAGCTGCCAGATCTGCTACGAGACCTGCCCCCACGAAGCGATCAGCCTGGAGCACTACACCGTCGAGGTGGACGACACGCGGTGCACCGGGTGCGGCTTGTGCACCGGGGCGTGCCCCGGCGTGGCCCTCGAGTTCCCCTTGGGGCCCCTGCAGGAAGCTCTGGACAAGGGGCGGGGGCGGGTGCGTTGCTCCCGAGCCGAGGGGGGTGGCGAGGAGGTGTACTGCCTGGGGCGGCTTACCCCGGGCCTACTCGCGGACGCCGCCACGAAACACGGCCGGCTGGTGCTGGCCCACGGGGAGTGCGCGCGCTGCCCGATCGGGGGCGCGGAGGTGCCGGAACGCCTGCAGGCGATGGCCGCGGAGGCCCGGCGGTACGCGCCCGGCCTCGAGCTCGAGCTCATCCAGGGGCGGCTGCCGGAGCGGCCGGTGGCGCGCCGCGAGTTGTTTAGCGCGTTGCTCACGGGCACCCGGCGCACCGCGGCCACGTTGTTGCCGGAGGTACCCCCGCAGGCCGTGGGGGCACCGGAGGAGCTGCCCAGCGAGCTGCGCCTGCGGCGCGCGGCGGCCCGCCGTGGGGCGGAAGGGGTGCGTTGGCCGCGGATCGAGGTGGAGGCGGGGTGCACCCTGTGCCCGGTGTGCGCGAACGTCTGCCCTACGGGCGCGGTGCGGCGCGAAACGGTAGGGGAGGAGGTCGTCCTTTCCCTCGCGCTCGAGGCCTGCACCGGGTGCGGTGCGTGCGTGCGCAGCTGCCCGCCCCAGGTGATCCGCGTGCGGGAAGCCTCGGCAGCCGAGGTGCGTGCCGGTACTGTGGAGCTTTTCCGAGGCGCTCCGCTGGGGCACGATCCCCTGGCGGGGCTCGAGGAGGGGAACGCGTGA
- a CDS encoding methylated-DNA--[protein]-cysteine S-methyltransferase, whose translation MTLRYTSAASPLGPLFLVASRRGLVAVGWGEGVPVPPEARLERDDAGLRAWLEALLRHLEVGEAALDLPLDLRATPFQWRVWRALRAIPYGETRTYQEVAVAIGAPSAVRAVARACAANPVALVIPCHRVVRADGGLGGYRWGVERKRALLERERWWASRVR comes from the coding sequence GTGACGCTCCGCTACACGAGCGCCGCCTCGCCGCTCGGTCCGTTGTTCTTGGTCGCGAGCCGGCGCGGCCTGGTCGCGGTCGGGTGGGGAGAGGGGGTCCCGGTTCCCCCCGAGGCTCGGCTCGAGCGGGACGACGCGGGGCTTAGGGCGTGGCTGGAGGCGTTGCTGCGGCACCTGGAGGTCGGCGAAGCGGCCCTCGATCTCCCGCTCGACCTGCGGGCGACGCCGTTTCAGTGGCGGGTGTGGCGTGCGCTTCGGGCGATTCCGTATGGGGAGACCCGCACCTACCAGGAGGTCGCGGTGGCCATTGGGGCGCCCAGCGCGGTGCGGGCGGTGGCGCGGGCCTGCGCGGCGAACCCCGTCGCGCTGGTGATCCCCTGCCACCGCGTGGTGCGCGCGGACGGCGGGCTGGGCGGGTACCGTTGGGGCGTGGAGCGCAAGCGGGCCCTGCTCGAACGGGAGCGGTGGTGGGCGAGCCGCGTTCGGTAG
- the tatC gene encoding twin-arginine translocase subunit TatC: MKEAPLVEHLEELRVRLIRSLLAWMVGAGVAYAFRVELLAILKRPLDLASQARGLEVNLIVLDITEPFITSLRVAAFGGLILALPFIVYQVWAFIAPGLYPHERRLAVPFLLGAGFSFTVGVVFAYYVLLPFAVPFLLAFLGDVITPQISIGRYIGQMLTYMAVMGILFELPVVSYLLTRLGFLDWRFLAQNRRVAIVAIVALAAIITPTADAVNLALVSVPLVFLYEVSIWISRWAGRRQTQPDAQA; this comes from the coding sequence TTGAAGGAAGCACCGCTGGTTGAGCACCTGGAGGAGCTGCGCGTCCGCCTGATCCGCTCCTTGCTCGCCTGGATGGTGGGGGCGGGCGTGGCGTACGCGTTTCGGGTCGAGCTCCTCGCCATCCTAAAGCGGCCTCTGGACCTCGCCTCGCAGGCGCGGGGCCTCGAGGTGAACCTGATCGTTCTGGATATTACCGAGCCCTTCATCACCTCGCTTAGGGTGGCGGCGTTTGGGGGGTTGATCCTGGCGCTGCCCTTTATCGTCTACCAGGTCTGGGCGTTTATCGCGCCGGGGCTGTACCCGCACGAGCGGCGGCTCGCGGTGCCGTTCTTGTTGGGGGCGGGGTTTTCCTTCACGGTGGGCGTGGTCTTCGCGTACTACGTCCTGCTGCCCTTCGCGGTGCCGTTTTTGCTCGCGTTCTTGGGGGACGTGATCACCCCGCAGATCTCGATCGGTCGGTACATCGGGCAGATGCTCACCTACATGGCGGTCATGGGGATTCTGTTTGAGCTGCCGGTGGTGAGCTACCTCCTCACCCGGCTGGGGTTCCTCGACTGGCGTTTCCTGGCGCAGAACCGCCGGGTGGCGATCGTGGCGATCGTGGCGCTCGCGGCGATCATCACGCCCACCGCGGACGCGGTGAACCTGGCCTTGGTTTCGGTGCCCCTGGTCTTCCTGTACGAGGTCTCCATCTGGATCTCTCGCTGGGCGGGACGGCGCCAGACGCAGCCCGACGCGCAGGCCTAG